Proteins found in one Brachypodium distachyon strain Bd21 chromosome 5, Brachypodium_distachyon_v3.0, whole genome shotgun sequence genomic segment:
- the LOC112268580 gene encoding uncharacterized protein LOC112268580 has translation MDASLANLEKLTVFGESVGQHVVEMVGRIPNLLEFTVPSVLEPVVISSSNSGGFQQLQMFKFILCAREFMFEAGAMSNVRKLYIDIRLKEIKSASGGRCGFDDIGIQHLSCLAELEVAIDCRSSRAADVQVVEVSFESMVKAHSNHPSLEMWRYGADEMLKDNDVLTRS, from the coding sequence ATGGATGCTTCACTTGCCAACCTAGAAAAGTTGACTGTCTTTGGAGAGTCAGTAGGGCAACATGTTGTTGAGATGGTTGGAAGAATACCTAATCTGCTCGAATTCACTGTGCCATCTGTCTTAGAACCCGTCGTCATCAGTAGCAGCAATAGTGGAGGATTTCAACAGTTACAGATGTTCAAGTTCATCTTGTGTGCTAGAGAGTTTATGTTTGAAGCGGGGGCTATGTCGAATGTCAGGAAGCTTTACATTGACATTAGGCTGAAGGAGATCAAATCAGCAAGTGGCGGTCGTTGTGGTTTCGATGATATTGGCATCCAGCATCTCTCCTGCCTTGCTGAGCTCGAGGTCGCTATAGATTGCAGGAGCTCGAGGGCTGCAGATGTGCAGGTTGTGGAGGTCTCTTTTGAAAGCATGGTGAAAGCACACTCCAACCATCCTTCATTGGAAATGTGGAGATATGGTGCAGACGAGATGCTAAAGGATAATGATGTGCTGACGAGATCCTAA